Within Puntigrus tetrazona isolate hp1 chromosome 17, ASM1883169v1, whole genome shotgun sequence, the genomic segment TTGACCTCACACAAACAGAGATGAGTCAATTGTCTTAAAGATAAAAGCGAGCCGGTCAGACTCCGACAGCAACACTGACTGATGACAAGCCTCTGGAGGTGTTTTAAAGCCGTCAGTGTCACCAGGGCTGTGCCATCATTGCACTCGAGCAGAGTCACTGAACCGATCCACGGCAGCCAAGCCACCGTTTGTTGTAAGACTTTCGTCGTTGCCCTTTTAACAACAACGGACTTGATTTTCCTTTGACGAAGAGTTTTCCAGAAATGCGAGTCGTAGGGCTTTTGGAGAACGACAACACTGTCTTTCCATAAGGACCAGTGGTCGACCAGTCTCTTAAAGTACGCGCAGCTTAAACGAACATTTAATTTGTCTCGCTCAGAGAGGAATCCAAACACATGGATCCACATCTCTTCGGGTAGTTGGATCTCGGGCATCTTCTCTTTCGGCAAACGACGATGCCGCACGCGTATTTccaatgttaatattttaaacttaattcTCGTGCATGACTTATTTGGTATTCTCTCCAAAGCCACATTTTCGAAACACGTGCTGAATGCAAACCGTGAAGATGCGCGCGCAAGTCCTCCATTTGAGCCGAATGTTTTCGATGAATCAGTTGAGCCGGTTTATAAAACCGTTTTGAAAGATTCATTCGCATAcgaaatataattaaagaggTGTCTTTAACTACTCCATCATGTGCATATTTACATAACTTTTTGAAGTACATTCAAACGGATACCTCGAAACTTTGTCACTGCACTAACTCTGTTGTTTGTTAATTGTGCTGTgtgatattacagttttaaactATCTTTAAACCAATTATTTGAAACGAACTGTCCAAAAGAACCGATGCACCATTATACGCACTTCCTTTAGCGTTATGGACGGAAGTGACGCAGTCCTTACGCGACTCGAGACGTTAGCCGCGCATTATCCGGGAAAATTCAAACTGGGTTACATGGTAAGCGAGTCGTTTTTAGTAAACATACGTCCTAACGTCACTTtaccaaatatatattatgttggGAAGTTGTTTTACTCACTACTGATATTTAATCGACAATTTTACACGGGGTTAGTCTACCGTTGCACGGGGTTTTCGTTTTAATTCAAACGTTAGTATTTTACAGCCGGATTAACTctgaaatgtttattgtttaaacgattaagatgtttattttattactgatgTTGCGTGTCAGatgaagctctctctctctctttctaaatatgtgtgtgtgtatatatatatatatatatatatatatatatatatatatatatatatatatatatatatatgtgtgtgtatatgtatgtaaatcatatatttttatagactCAAGACGATTTATAGACGAATCAGTCTTTATAGCTGCTTTTGTTAATTTATACTTTCTCTCTTGTATATAGAATTTTGATGAAAACATGGACCGCTGTGAAGCTGGGAACATTTagtctgtttttcttctaaTACAATAATGTATCATCCACTACAAGACTATTTAATTGCTCCTGAAGCCCCAAAGCTTGGTGACATGATCACACCAGTCAAAGCAACTCAAAATTGGACAACTGGGTCAGGCAGGAAGAGTTCAAACCGAGACGTGTTGGTGATGAACTCCACAGCACAGAATGCTGAAGAAAATAGCCCACATATCCCCTGTGAGATCAGCAGCATCAATGCCACTGTGGAGGTTGCCCCTCAAGACAAAGCTGAACTGATGAAGAGATGCACTGAGACGCCGGCAAAGATTTTTGCAAGAATGAAGGCAAAAGTTCAGAGACATTACTCTGCAGGGCACGGGCCAGCCTCTGATCATGTTGTAAGCCAAGAGATTTGTGGTGGTTTCCCCTCAAACCCTGTAACACAGTACTCACAAAAGAATAATGCAAGCCAGGAGACATACGTGTTAGCCCTCTCTCCTCCTCAATCACCGAGAAAAGATGCACAGCCTGAAGAAACAGATCTAACACAAGATAGTAATTCCATCAGTCTTCATAAAAGGCCTGGAAGACAACATGACACGTTTAATATGGAGTCATTTATGGGTGAGGTGTCCAAACATTTTTCCCAGATGTCAAATGTAACGATGACTTCTAGAAATAAATTCTACtgatttcacatttctttttctagAGCCATATGTTTTACTTAAGAGCATACCTGAGGAGATGTTAACAGAGTTGAAAGCAAGGCAAATGCCGGAGCATCTTTGTAAAAGAAACAGACGtacagttttattttgctttagtATTTGCTGTTGCTGGGCATTTTAGGAGAATTGTATTCAGTGCGACCtgataaattttataaaaatctgtttGCATTTGGTTATTCAAGAGCCTTCTGCGCTGTTGGACAAGGAAGTTCCTGGTCAGACGTTAGCCCAGCTTCCACGGAAACACATCACTTATGTCAGCATTTCAAAGAACAGAAATGGAGGTATGATGTTTAACTTTACcctgttacataaaaaaaatagaattctTCTTCTGTTAGCAAGACAAGAAAAAGTATTCTAATTTTTACCAAAAATTTGGGTTACACATTTACTGTGATCTAAATAATGTAGCAAAGAGCAATCTGAAACGGATCATAACGCATTACGTCGGTGTAATTTGACTGCAGGTGGTATTGTTTTTGGTGAGAGGAGCATTTCGACAGACAAGGAGAATGAAGAAGACCTTCAAGCAGACACGTCACGTAGTCCTGAGTCTGATCCGTTTGGACAGTCGGAGTTCACAGAAGTGGTCCCTAGACTCCCTCAGCTCCCTCATAATCTACTAGATGATCCTCTACTGCAGCTCTCTCCTCGGGTGTTGATCCCTCGAAAGAAAGTGTCTGTGTTTCAGTCAAAACAACAAGTAGACATAGCTCTAGATGAGGAAACAAGTGTAAGTTTAAAAAccacatattttaatattttgtaattgtgaTATTTCAGCATCTGTagttaataattttgttttgtcttgtagGTGAGAGGCATTCATTTAAGACAATGGGTTGTGAAACTGCTCAACAAAGACATTGTTGTTGATGGTATTCGCGTGTAAGATTATTGCTTCCTAGCTATATTTTCTCgttttttctattatatatatttttttttcttaaagactTGTCATAGTGTCTGCTCTACGTTATAGGACAGTGTattacagcatatattttgtgAAGCTGTTATATGTGACtctaaaatggttttgtttgatACGTACAGAGATAATATGATACCTTGGCATAGCAGTTTTATCACTGAAAGAATCTCGAGTAATGTTCTCAAGACGTCATCTGGCAGAACCTACGTCCTCATTGGGAAAATGGCCACACATCCCAATTCATGTAAGatcattctttttaaatcaggTTGCATTTGCATTGTGTTTATTTCGTTTGACAGTTTCCTTTCGAACCTTAAAGCATTTCCATCATGGTTTTTGAAGAAATTTCTCTTTGGGTTTCCAAAAATGTGGAAGGAGTACCTGGATCAGTTTTTGAGTTGTCATGCTGGGTAAGTTGCCTGAACTATGCTACTAtgttatttatcaaataataaaaagacattctatatttcattcaattatttttcCTTCTCTTGTTTTAGAAAAAATCTGGATGACCGTGTGAAGCCATGCAAAACTAAAAACCAACAGGCTTCTAAAAACTCAACATCCAAACATCCCAAAATTCAGAGTGTTGTAACCAGTAAGTATaacattttactattaattgtgacatttatataatttacaggAAATAAACGTATTTATCAATAATAAGCGATGTCAATTCTGTTGCATATGAGAAACAACAAACGGCAAATGAAACATGCTACTCGAACTGCAAGCTAGTTTCTCATTGTATCCTaccatttttgttgttgctatgCTTTTCATTAAGAATAACAATGAATCCATCTTTTGTTTTAGTCTTAAGTTCAGGTCTGTGGGAcccattttcactttttatcaaaagaaaaactatttctttttcttttctttttttaactcatACTCATTGGCCTTGGctcattttctttgaaaaacaaaacaaaacaactttcttAGAACAATTTTTCAGTGACCACACTTTGTACACCCTCCTACATGGTTGTAAGAAATGTAATGTCCCGTGTGCCTTCACTCTGTCCTCCTATTGTCTGGGCCTTCTATTAGTATGTGTTTGTGCGTGCAAGAGAGAGTGTTAGAATGAGTTTTGTGTTTCTGCCCCTGCAATTCCCACACAGCCTTGTAgcactttaaattataaatgtgatGTAACAAGTTAAAGGGCAAATTGATATGCTGTTTATAGTGCATGTAATTTGGATAAAGTTTGGCTTGTCAAAAAGGGGAATTCCGTTCACAAAACGGTTgtagtgcaaaaataaaaccaaaaacaaatcatgGTTTGCGACCAAATCATTTGCTCACGCGAGTGAACTGAGAGTTTAGTCGCAAAAAAGCAACCAGTAGGTGAGTGTGGATCCCTGAGTCAGACAATTTACGAATCGGAATGATTTAAAGAATGTTAGGAATCCCagtacaaatgttttgtttaaactcAGTTTATCCCTACTGTTTTGAAACTGTTACActaatatattcttttttttgtggtgcAGCTCCCATCACTCCCACTGACAGTGTTCAGCAGGGCAGTGCAAAAGTTTCCCGCAGTGGCCGACTCATCAAACCTCCACTGGAATACTGGAAAGGAGGGCGGATTGTTATGGACTCTGACATGAATGTCACTGTCCATGAGGACTACTCTACATCACTGCTGTCCACGGTACTCTTCTCATTTCATTCAGCCCTACAAACAATGTCTTTGATCTCTAGTGGCATTTACAGagaatttttatattgttatggAGCTGGTGGGCCATTTCTTAAATgtgattgttattttttttttttaccagccaAAGAAGCCAGTAACTATGGCAACATCACATATCACAGAGGAGGAATCCTCCAGGCCTGAAACTCTGGAAAGAGGTGTGCGTTGAtaacatatatttgttttaaagtgtttgtttttcattgcaaATTTTCATGTTTACTTGTTTTACAAAAGGGAGGCGTAACACATCTAGCAGTGAAGATGAATTGTCAGTGCCAATGAGGAGAATCAAACAGCATTCCAAACCCCAAAGAAAGGTCCAGAGCGATCCGCCTCTAATTGAGAGCACAACACGGAATAAACCTCCAAGAGCTCAGAAAGGACCCCTGGTTATGGCTATCAGCTCTAACTTGAGTCATGGAGTGAAACAAAAAGCTAGTCGACCTCAAAGAGCCTCTCTGAGAAAGCAACAATCAGGGGAAAAGGAAAATGCAATGGTTTCAGAGTCAGAAACGATAGAGAACACAATGGTTGATTCAGTGAATGGGCATGTCTTGCATAGTGAATCGGTGTCATATGATGAGCAGAAAACAGGCTTTGAGAATGATCTGAAGACAAAGTCTTCCCAAAAGCAAATTCAGGATGAGCCACTATCCATGCCACATGAAAGCAGTTCTTTACGCCGAAGTGCTCGGATATACTCCAAAGCCCAGTACTCTACTGACTCAAACAGCTCATTTGCATCTCCAGACCCTCCAAAAAGGCGACGAGGAAAAAGTTCCACAGACCATGTACAGCTAACAAAACCTCAGACTGAGACCTCTGTGGTGAAAGACTCCAGCAGTCACAAGGAACAAAATGAACAGGAATCAGTGAGAGTTTTGCATAGACCAAATAAAACCTCTCAAAAAAATTCAGATGTTTTGGTGGGAGATTCTATAGATTTTCCCACACATGATGATAAAGAGAGAAGGCGACACAACAGGAAGCCTGCAGACCACAAATGGCTAACAAAGACTGAGACCTCTGTTGTGCAAGACTCTGCCAGTCATAATGAACAGGACTCAGTGAGACGTTCACATAGACCAAAAAAGATCTTGCAGAAAAACTCAGATACGGCAGATGTTTTGGTAGGAGATGGTATTAATTTTCCCAAAAATGCTGATGATGACAAAGAGAGGAGGCAACACAACAAAAGCCTGCGTGTACATTATTGTTAAAGAGGACAAGACAGAGGAAAGCTAAATCTGAACGTAAAACGAACAGACACTTTGCGTCCTCAGAGGACATGCATTCTGAGCACTCAGAGGATGAGGAAAGTGTTCAACATGCTGTTTCAAATAACAGAAGATCAAAGAAATCTGAAACTGGAAAAGCAAACTCTAGAAGCAAAAAgccacacacagaaaacagcattACGGATGGACAAGATGGGCCACTGGATGGAAGATGGACTGAAGAAGAGCTACAAAAACTACACGAGTAAGTTTTGATCTTCAGTGAGATTTTACTTATGAGATTTAAGTGTTTGGGTTTTGTTTAAAGAATTTCTGgccattattttacaaattccTTTGGATGCATGAAATGTATGCAGATCACGATAGTAAAGTGTTTCTCTGGACAGGGCTGTCAACTCATTGCCCAAGCACAAGAGTGGTTACTGGGCAAATGTTGCGTATATTGTCGGCACTCGTTCGGCTGAAGAGTGTCAGGAACAGTTTAATTGTAATCAGAAGACCAACAAAAGATCAAGAAAAAGAGCACAGAAAGCAGCAGCAACTGAGGAGCCAGGTATGATTTGAAGGGTTATGACAGTAGTTACAGATTGTGAAAGTtttcaaatgcaaattaattttatctctcttttttccacAGGAAAGGAAATAGTTGAAATAACAGCTAAAGCTGGAACACTTAAAAGGAGACAGCAGATGAGGCATTTTTTGGACCACATGCCCAAAGATGACCATGATGACGTGTTTGCCAACTCACCAATGCACAATAAACAAATCAAGGTGCTTTACCGTTGATTGATTTGGATATGCACTGAACTAGATTCTTCATGAACAGCACTTACAGACCTGATGAAGGCCCCTGTCTGAATGATACTGTATTCTGTCTGTACCCTAAGAAAATCTAACTTAATGTTGTCTTTTGAAGTTGCCTGTATTTGCCGcaaatgaagatgatgaagatttCAGTCTGCTTCAGAACCCTCAGACACCGAGTTCTAGCATTTCTACTGCTGCTAAAACCCCTCAGTGTCTGCACATCAGCCCAGGAATGCTGGGATCCATCAACAAGTATGCTTTCATCTCCACTGCCAAAGCTATATTTAGTGGGCGGATGCTGAGTGCACTCATCAGGCTTATTGCCTCTTTTAGAAATTGTTCAGAAATGCAGATGTCTAATTTGGATCTTTATATAAACCATTAATTTATTGGTTGATTTTAAGGAGTAACATGGACAAGTACATTTACCATCTTCAGAAGAACCAGAAGGGACGGAAACAGGGCAAAAAGGCTGCCCCAATGGTAACAGTCTCCAAATCCTACTTTTCTTTAATCTTGTTCCTATAAGTAATtaaactgttatatatatatatatatatatatatatatatatatatatatatatatatatatatatatatatatatatgtatatatatatatatatatatatatatatatatatatatatatatatatatatatatatatatatatatatatatatatatatatatatatatatgtatatgtatatgtgtatgtatgatgatgatgatgcaatACCTTTTCTTGTACAGGACAAGCTTACACCAACTCCAGTCGTCAAGAAGACTCTAAAGAGATGTGTTGGTATGTAAATTTTGGTAACTCAAACATGCTACTATGCATAGAGTGGGAAAAAATaacgttttagtttttttcattcatcactcctgttttttttaatagctgaaGATGAAGACTTTGTGGTGTGGAACATGCTGTTAGATAAAGATATCCCATCCAGAGATGATGACAGTGACGAGGAGGATGATTATTTTATGGAGTACTGCTGACTTTcactaaatcagctttagtgcTGTTGAtcacattattttacaatattttagcTTCTACTTTTCCAGCTGTTTTTAAGTGCGTTTTGGTTTGTCAAACACCAATGCTCATGAAATGTTAGCTAGCTCTAGCTTCTAAAACATCTCAAATGAAGATTTGTAATTTGCCTTGTTGGGACAGTTCTTTGACAGTGCTGTCTTTGTCAGTgagttgtgtatatatatattttttttaatttgttcaaaataaactCAGCTCGGgataaagaaatgcaaaaaacaagtTCTAATTAATTCCTCGTTTTGAAAGCAACAAgttaaaaatgctacattttagattcttttaaattgattttattgtaaataaatatataagcaaatataatgtgtgaacaaataaaacggttaaaacttaatttctgtCCACCAGTTTTACTCAAGTGTGTTGTGCTCACATTAAAGCCTTCTTTCTATGTCATGTTCCTTCACGTTtcttataaatatgtttttggaaaatgtctCCATTTGTCTTTCTGCTGCTATTGAAATGCTGTGTAAAAGCCGAATAACAATTCATGCCTTTATATTATACTTAAACTAGTAAATTATCAATTTTCTTGCACAAAAAACACTacacttttaatttgtaaagctGTTTTTGATACTGTAAATGGCAGTTGAAGTAAATTACCTTGGTTGGTTAGCTTGGAGTGCTAAGTTGCAAAAACCTAAATATGCTGCCAATGTGGGTGGCTATAAACCGGCCAAAAATGCTGTACAGGTAGCGTGCAAACGTTATCTAGGTAGAAGGCCATGTCGTTTTTAGACGGAGCCCTTCTGATCCCTCTAGCGGTCACTCGCGTTCGTGTCCTTTTTAACGTGGCTGCGCTTCAGTTTGTATCGCACTTTCACGCAAGCAGATGTCTTTGAGGAATTGCACACAAACAGTCGCCTTGATCAGGGAAATACCTCTCTCACTATCGTCCCGCCGACACCACAGTTGACGGATTTAGCAGGTAATGCACATTTCCCCgcgatacttttttttaaaaagacggCAAACCGGTGCTTTTGAAGATTTATCTCGCTAGCATGTCAGAGAATTGGTTAGCATAGGATAAAAGCTAGCGTTCGGCTAAAATACCTAACACTTAGTAAATCATTGACAACTGCGTGTCTGTTTTAGTTTGTGACGTATGtttagttaaaaacaaatgtcagAGGATAACTATCTTTGGGTGAAGTTGGCAGCAAATCTGGTTAGCCAGGAGTCCTGTTCATTTAGCTTGGAGTCATCCTCATCTATGTCAAGAAATCAAACACTATAAACACTTGTTTACGGaaacagaatgtgtgtgtgtttgttaattCTGTGCTCAGacatatttgttgttgtttgtttgtttgtttgtttgcttgtttcgTTTGATGAGAACACAGCTACAGGTTAATGCAGTAGCATAAACACTTTCATTTGCAGATTAAATTCacacagaaattaaatattacatcgAAATTCACACGAGAAACTGCCTTGTGGCTTAATAAACCTGTAAGAAAAGTAAGGGTTTTGTTCCAGACAGCTTGTCTCACTTGTCATGGACCATCCAGGAAAGATGAAATAATTTCTGTTTCCCTGACAGGCTCTTTAATGTCCCATCTCACCCTGCTTAATCTGGTTTAGAAGTTGAGATCCATTTAAGGTCTTCTTTCAGTCATTTTAGTTGCATGATCTGCTCGTTTCTTTCTAGACTGCGCAGACGCAGTAGACATAATGCATAATTCATAGCGGCGACATATAACTTTACAAGGTACTTTTGGAAAAACGGACGTGCTATTTATAATAAACCCTTCATAAACTGTCATGTTCACACACTTTTGTGCACTCAGATTAAATGTAGAAGTTATGGAACAGGACATGTAGCAACGTCTTTATCAGTAAATGCAGATGTGTAAAGTCATATTAATTGCATAAGATCCTTTTTACATCATCTTTGTTGTGTACTTTGTAACTAACTTGGGTAAAGCAGGGGTTTTCAATATTTATGATATGATCGTCTGTGAACTAGGGACCCACAttcctaaaaattaaaagtccgctatatatttttcatttataaaagacCCTGtctgcaatgtaaaaaaaaaaaaacaaatattacaagTAGCTgggcttgcaaaaaaaaaaaaaaaagatttatttttgcaatctACTgggaatttttaaaaagtttctgGAAACCctataatatattattcaaaatatttgggTTCTTTTATCTTGTTTTCTCCACTCACCATAGTACTATATAGTGtggttttgctttttatttttaattttttgtttaatgctcTCTTTCTGTAAACTTTTCCACAGACTCTTTGTGAAAACTTCAGTTGCAAACTTGTGGTTCATTTCAGGCCGGATGGAGTTGTCCGAAATGTGAGGGGCGCTGCTGTTAAGGTCTCGGGTGAAAAGCTGGAGACAGAGAAGAGACAGGAAGATGGAGCAGGCTCATAGTTTACTGCTGAACGAGGAAGCCTGCAGTCAGCTGCGGGAGCACCAGAGGGCCGAGTTTGTCTTCGAGTGGCTGCGTTTCCTCAAGAAACTACTCCCTGCCACAGACCGGGTGAGTTGAGGGCGTTCACAATAAGCTCTCTGTTTGCGAAGAAAcgcttctgtctgtctctctctctctctctctctctctctctcgaacacaaacacaagcaggcCTCTCTGAACAGACTCCCTGATTATTTGCCTGCCTTTCCACCGGCTGTCTCTCAGCCTGGAATGGACTAGtgatgtgtctgtctgtttcttacTGGTGAAGTGCCAAGATACCGCAATTAAAGAGCGCCGCTCGTGTAAACAGTATGTCGGCATGTATCTGTGTGGCAGGCCGATGTGAAACAGAACCAGAAGCGCCTGGTGGAGCAGCTCACGATGGTGCTGACGGGTTCTCCGGGCCCCCGACGCGACTGCTGCTGGCACAGTGTCTGGCTCTGGTGTACCGAGTGGGCGACTCCCTCACGTCCAGCCTCACTGTGGACCGCTGCAATGACATCATCCGCAGCAAGGACGACTCGCCCAGCTTCCTGCCTACCCGACTGTGAGTGTCGTAAATCTGTGCCCTGCACGCTCCGCAGATGGGCTTCGACGTGATCTTCCGTCAGTGAGTTTACTTATTGCTCCCCACAGGGCAGCTGTGGCCTGTTTGGGTGTGCTGTATGAGCAGCTGGGACGACTGCTCATCAACTCGTTTAAAGAGACCGTGGCAAACCTTCTGAAAGCCATGAAGAGCGCAGAGGTACGTGTGGATGCATGCAAGTATGTGATTCACAGTTCAGCCAAACACGGAGATGTGACTGTACTTCACTGTGAAAAATCATGCCTTTATTGACCAATGGATTGGAGGACAAAGAGGTGTTTTTAATCGTGgcatgctgcattttttttttttatcattacaaaATGCTTAGGGCTGCATTGCAATAGAGAATAAAGCACAGTTGCTTCTTCTATTTCATGTGGATTTTTTGTCACTTTAagtttcttaaaacaaaaatgaattagaCCCAGTTGGTTAAACAGtggtgtatttataataatgttcctaaggcaatcatttttatatcttaCGTACCTTAAAGtgttagtttacccaaaaaccTAAGACCCAAGACCATCTTCCGAACACAAATTAagctatttataataaaatctgagagctatctgaccctccatagacagcaagggtaCCACGATCAACACACAGAAACAGTCTAAAGACATAAAAGGACAAAAATTAATAGTCCTtgtaaaagtattatataaaagtattctCAGAGCTTTATAAGGTTACGGTTGATCTCCAGATGTCACATGGGTTATTTTACCATCcttactgtgtttttgtgcattaataTCCTTGCTACAGAGAGCATGAGAATGAATGAAGGTCTTGCGCTTTTAAAAATTTCCAgtataaaacagacaaaatagaCTTCTATTGAAAGAGGAATCTTAGTCGTATATAGGAATCCAGAAGACACTagcttttataaatgtgtttgtgtgtgtgtgtgtgttaatgtgtgcaGTCTCAGGGCCGCTGTGAGATCATGTTGTGTATTGAGAGGATTCTAAAGGGTTTAGGTGTGAGTGCCGTATCCTGTCACAGAGACATCTATAAAGCTGCCCGCACGTGTCTCACCGATCGCTCCATGGCTGTGCGCTGTGCTGCTGCAAAGGTACTGCACACTCAAACCTTGCCTCAGTGACTAATCATAAACAAACATGTTACATTCACAGCTGAATAcacattttgttctttgttaACAGATGTTTAAATCAACCACAATTAAGTTTATTAAGATCTTCTTGTTAACCTAAactatatgtaaaatattttataaattatgtattcAAAGTTATATATTTCTGGTTTTATCTTAACCtttgttatttagttttatgttcTATATTCTGTTCCATTTTGTaggttttaaatattacttataaaCGGACAggattttgtttgctttataaCTTGGGGAAAAAAGCATTGTTAAGGTTAAAAACAACACTTGAAATTAAtgccaataaaataaattctacttTCTATTATAATAACTATGATAGTTAAGATTACGTTTTGTGTCGGATTTTGTTCCACTTTCCCCAAAAGTACTATGaagttaatttaaatacaaactttTGATAGTGTCTTCTGGAGCTCCAGAGAGAGGCTGTCTTCCTGTGGTCCACAGAGCTAGAGAATGTGGCCACTCTTTGTTTCCGAGCCTTTGAGGGCTCGAACTATGATGTCCGAGTCTGCATCTCAAAACTGCTTGGAACTTTATTAGCATCTGCACTAGAACCCAGACAGCCCATAGGTGAGTGGATTTTATTCAGGAATCTCAGTAACCTCCTTGGAGGAAACCAgatgatcatttaaaaatcattcccTCCTCTCTTCTGTCACCCCATACTgcctttctttttctcaaaTGTAATGCAAATTTCTTCCCCTCCCACTTGATCCCATCTGTTCTATCATTTATCccctcacactctctctcatgCTTCTCTTCTCTTCATTCTTCCTCCGCTGTTCCTGTGGCTTTGCTCTCAGCTCCGAGGCCGGGCTCCAAGCGCAACTCCCTGGAGGAGGTGATGGAGCTGCTGAGTTCTGGTTTCCTGCGGGGTGGAGCCGGCTTCCTGCGGGCCAGTGGAGACATGCTGAAGGGAACCAGCTCAGTCAGCAGAGATGTGCGCGTGGGCATCACACAGGTCACTCACCCTCCTACAGTCCTTCCCTTGTGATCTGAATGTTTGCGTTTTGAGTCAGAACGACTGGCTTCATGTCTaggttaaaataaaagaataaattaagaataatttttatCCCTTTATTTATGTGTTAGATATCCATTAGCTATGCATCatttttgaaaagcatttattggGTTTTATGtaagtttatttcatttaattttgatcgcacctatcccggctaagatcggctggatgaagcgcctgaatgttaggactaaggttttgaacgtttaaaaatttcctccagggtcaTGAtcttgatttctctctctcttaaacaGACATGTGTGGTGTTTGTGTCCATTCTGGGTGGCGCATGGCTGGAAACGCACTTCtcctctcttctttctcttctcatgGAGTGGGTGTCTCACGCACGGGCGACCCAATACCCAGCAGA encodes:
- the mis18bp1 gene encoding mis18-binding protein 1 is translated as MYHPLQDYLIAPEAPKLGDMITPVKATQNWTTGSGRKSSNRDVLVMNSTAQNAEENSPHIPCEISSINATVEVAPQDKAELMKRCTETPAKIFARMKAKVQRHYSAGHGPASDHVVSQEICGGFPSNPVTQYSQKNNASQETYVLALSPPQSPRKDAQPEETDLTQDSNSISLHKRPGRQHDTFNMESFMEPYVLLKSIPEEMLTELKARQMPEHLCKRNRQPSALLDKEVPGQTLAQLPRKHITYVSISKNRNGGGIVFGERSISTDKENEEDLQADTSRSPESDPFGQSEFTEVVPRLPQLPHNLLDDPLLQLSPRVLIPRKKVSVFQSKQQVDIALDEETSVRGIHLRQWVVKLLNKDIVVDGIRVDNMIPWHSSFITERISSNVLKTSSGRTYVLIGKMATHPNSSFPSWFLKKFLFGFPKMWKEYLDQFLSCHAGKNLDDRVKPCKTKNQQASKNSTSKHPKIQSVVTTPITPTDSVQQGSAKVSRSGRLIKPPLEYWKGGRIVMDSDMNVTVHEDYSTSLLSTPKKPVTMATSHITEEESSRPETLERGRRNTSSSEDELSVPMRRIKQHSKPQRKVQSDPPLIESTTRNKPPRAQKGPLVMAISSNLSHGVKQKASRPQRASLRKQQSGEKENAMVSESETIENTMVDSVNGHVLHSESVSYDEQKTGFENDLKTKSSQKQIQDEPLSMPHESSSLRRSARIYSKAQYSTDSNSSFASPDPPKRRRGKSSTDHVQLTKPQTETSVVKDSSSHKEQNEQESVRVLHRPNKTSQKNSDVLVGDSIDFPTHDDKERRRHNRKPPACTLLLKRTRQRKAKSERKTNRHFASSEDMHSEHSEDEESVQHAVSNNRRSKKSETGKANSRSKKPHTENSITDGQDGPLDGRWTEEELQKLHEAVNSLPKHKSGYWANVAYIVGTRSAEECQEQFNCNQKTNKRSRKRAQKAAATEEPGKEIVEITAKAGTLKRRQQMRHFLDHMPKDDHDDVFANSPMHNKQIKLPVFAANEDDEDFSLLQNPQTPSSSISTAAKTPQCLHISPGMLGSINKSNMDKYIYHLQKNQKGRKQGKKAAPMDKLTPTPVVKKTLKRCVAEDEDFVVWNMLLDKDIPSRDDDSDEEDDYFMEYC